Proteins from one Salinispora arenicola genomic window:
- a CDS encoding aminoglycoside N(3)-acetyltransferase: MIACRSGLVADLRALGLPAGGTVLVHASLRRIGPIAGGPVTALAALRDVLGPAGTIMVPTQTAGNSITSPAFRSATAGMTPCQVAEAVARIPPFDPATSPAEGMGALAETVRRTRGALRSRHPHVSFAALGPAAAALTAVHDLECHLGERSPLGSLYAADALILLAGVDWAACTAFHLAEYRLDPPPPARPYRCYLRTDADRRIQREFLAPDLDDSDFPRIGARLDARPDVRCGPLGTGIARLLPLRLAVDVAGQWMRRHRAGRWPPRPGVAAEVSLSDGSGG, translated from the coding sequence ATGATCGCCTGCCGCTCCGGACTGGTCGCCGACCTGCGGGCGTTGGGCCTGCCGGCCGGCGGGACCGTGTTGGTGCACGCCTCGCTGCGGCGGATCGGGCCCATCGCCGGTGGCCCGGTGACGGCGCTGGCCGCCCTGCGTGACGTACTCGGGCCAGCCGGGACGATCATGGTGCCCACCCAGACCGCAGGCAACTCGATCACGTCGCCGGCCTTCCGGTCCGCTACCGCAGGGATGACACCCTGCCAGGTAGCGGAGGCCGTGGCGCGCATCCCGCCGTTCGATCCGGCCACCAGCCCGGCGGAGGGCATGGGCGCGTTGGCCGAGACGGTGCGACGTACCCGCGGGGCACTGCGCAGCCGGCACCCGCACGTGTCGTTCGCCGCCCTCGGCCCGGCCGCCGCCGCCCTGACCGCCGTACACGATCTGGAGTGCCACCTGGGGGAGCGGTCGCCGCTCGGCTCCCTGTACGCGGCCGACGCCCTGATCCTGCTGGCCGGCGTCGACTGGGCGGCGTGCACCGCATTCCACCTCGCCGAGTACCGACTCGATCCGCCGCCGCCAGCACGTCCGTATCGCTGCTACCTCCGGACCGACGCGGATCGGCGGATTCAGCGCGAGTTCCTCGCCCCGGACCTGGACGACTCGGACTTTCCCCGGATCGGCGCCCGCCTCGACGCGCGGCCGGACGTGCGGTGCGGCCCGTTGGGCACCGGCATCGCCCGGTTGCTGCCGCTGCGGCTCGCCGTCGATGTCGCCGGGCAGTGGATGCGCCGGCACCGCGCCGGCCGGTGGCCCCCTCGACCGGGTGTGGCGGCGGAGGTGTCCTTGTCGGACGGGAGTGGTGGGTGA
- a CDS encoding TIR-like protein FxsC, with protein sequence MTEDEFRVDPRAPVFFLSYARARHRPGEPPRDTNQKVFQLYVDLSDHVSELLGLPAGSTAGFLDRVLDGGQVWADDLAFAAGNCQVFIPLVSPQYLRSVWCAREWNAFVRRRQVRRPDARATPGEQPVIPVNWSVLGRRRDLPAAIRRRQVFSPTGLPPDIAPQYQQEGIYGLLSLGRNGKDAYDAVVWRLAQRVVRAVDTHWVEPYVADIEELGDGFEEAGDELD encoded by the coding sequence GTGACCGAGGATGAGTTCCGGGTGGATCCGCGCGCCCCCGTGTTCTTCCTGAGCTACGCCCGGGCCCGGCACCGGCCCGGTGAGCCGCCCCGGGACACCAACCAGAAGGTCTTCCAGCTCTACGTCGACCTCTCCGACCACGTGTCGGAACTGCTCGGTCTGCCGGCGGGCAGCACGGCCGGATTCCTTGACCGGGTGCTCGACGGTGGCCAGGTGTGGGCCGATGACCTGGCCTTCGCGGCCGGCAACTGCCAGGTGTTCATCCCGTTGGTCTCTCCGCAGTACCTGCGCAGCGTCTGGTGTGCCCGGGAGTGGAACGCGTTCGTGCGCCGCCGGCAGGTACGACGCCCGGATGCCCGGGCGACGCCGGGGGAGCAGCCGGTCATTCCGGTGAACTGGTCGGTGCTGGGCCGTCGCCGGGATCTGCCGGCGGCGATCCGTCGACGTCAGGTGTTCAGCCCGACCGGGCTGCCACCGGACATCGCCCCGCAGTACCAGCAGGAGGGCATCTACGGACTGCTCAGCCTGGGCCGCAACGGCAAGGACGCGTACGACGCGGTGGTGTGGCGGCTGGCGCAGCGGGTGGTGCGGGCGGTGGACACGCACTGGGTCGAGCCGTACGTTGCGGACATTGAGGAACTCGGTGACGGGTTCGAGGAGGCCGGGGATGAGCTGGACTGA
- a CDS encoding TIR-like protein FxsC — protein sequence MSWTDPIGFGGRETYFFLSYAHSVPLSAAARPDTDYWVTRFFQDLNAAVGRGAGNSDLDIGFFDGLVSPGADLRQVLTDALSLAHVFVPLYSPNYFSNAWAVGERAAFRSRLSRLQLGEAGRHVLPVLWIPFPPWDYRPELAEALDLLGGPVEYAENGLRALCKISAYRRQYDMVLSALAERIIAVAEGTPLGRSRAALVGSAAVDDPGDPALVVAVLAATGGRQWQPFAGRHVVPAADYVAATAQRLGLPTRVVEFAGARDRAQESPTVLLVDAALGVAAIRAAVVGLPRWVVPLVVAEPGTGSVGPDEVGTALRDTGLPQVRPVYDVDEFERSAPLLVIEARKQFLRHGPLYPRERPGTPRPSLGPPELSDQRRQGEDR from the coding sequence ATGAGCTGGACTGACCCCATCGGCTTCGGCGGCCGGGAAACCTACTTCTTCCTCAGCTACGCACATTCGGTGCCACTGTCGGCGGCGGCCCGCCCGGATACCGACTACTGGGTCACCCGGTTCTTCCAGGACCTGAACGCCGCCGTCGGGCGCGGCGCCGGCAACAGCGACCTCGACATCGGGTTCTTCGACGGGCTCGTGTCCCCAGGGGCGGACCTCAGACAGGTCCTCACCGACGCCCTCAGCCTCGCCCATGTGTTCGTCCCGCTCTACTCACCCAACTACTTCAGCAACGCCTGGGCGGTCGGCGAGCGGGCCGCCTTCCGGTCGCGGCTCAGTCGGCTGCAGCTCGGTGAGGCCGGCCGCCACGTCCTGCCGGTGCTGTGGATTCCCTTCCCGCCCTGGGACTACCGGCCGGAGCTGGCCGAGGCCCTCGACCTGCTCGGCGGTCCGGTCGAGTACGCGGAGAACGGGCTTCGGGCACTGTGCAAGATCAGCGCCTATCGGCGGCAGTACGACATGGTGCTGAGCGCCCTGGCGGAACGGATCATCGCGGTGGCCGAGGGAACACCGCTTGGCCGCTCCCGCGCTGCTCTGGTTGGTTCGGCCGCGGTCGACGATCCGGGTGATCCGGCGCTGGTCGTCGCTGTCCTCGCCGCGACCGGCGGGCGGCAGTGGCAGCCGTTCGCCGGGCGGCACGTGGTGCCCGCCGCGGACTACGTGGCCGCCACCGCGCAGCGGCTCGGGCTGCCCACCCGGGTGGTCGAGTTCGCCGGTGCCCGCGACCGTGCCCAGGAGAGCCCGACTGTCCTGCTCGTCGACGCTGCTCTCGGCGTGGCCGCCATCCGAGCCGCGGTCGTCGGCCTGCCGCGCTGGGTGGTTCCGCTGGTGGTCGCCGAGCCGGGCACCGGATCCGTCGGGCCCGACGAGGTCGGCACCGCGCTGCGCGACACCGGTTTGCCACAGGTGCGGCCGGTGTACGACGTGGACGAATTCGAACGCAGTGCGCCACTGTTGGTGATCGAGGCCCGTAAGCAGTTCCTCCGGCACGGCCCGCTGTACCCGCGGGAACGCCCGGGCACGCCCCGGCCGAGCCTGGGCCCGCCCGAACTGTCCGACCAGCGGCGACAAGGGGAAGACCGATGA